The Proteus vulgaris genome has a segment encoding these proteins:
- the ilvC gene encoding ketol-acid reductoisomerase, producing MANYFNTLNLRQQLSQLGKCRFMSREEFADEANYLKGKKVVIIGCGAQGLNQGLNMRDSGLNIAYALRQEAINEKRASWRRATENGFEVGTYEALIPQADLVVNLTPDKQHSAVVQAVQPLMKSGAALGYSHGFNIVEVGEKIRDDITVVMVAPKCPGTEVREEYKRGFGVPTLIAVHPENDAKGEGMAIAKAWAAATGGHRAGVLESSFVAEVKSDLMGEQTILCGMLQAGSLLCYDKMVADGVEPGYAGKLIQFGWETITEALKQGGITLMMDRLSNPAKMRAYALSEQLKEIMAPLFAKHMDDIISGKFSETMMADWANDDKNLLTWREETGASAFENYPEYEGKISEQEYFDHGVLMVAMVKAGVELAFDTMIEAGIFAESAYYESLHELPLIANTIARKRLYEMNVVISDTAEYGNYLFSFAVVPMLKELMATLQPGDLAKKVQDNGTDNAQLRDINEAIRQHPIEAVGKTLRGYMTDMKKIAVGN from the coding sequence ATGGCAAATTATTTTAATACATTGAATCTGCGTCAGCAGTTATCGCAATTAGGTAAATGTCGTTTTATGTCGCGTGAAGAATTTGCTGATGAAGCAAATTATCTGAAAGGCAAAAAAGTCGTTATCATTGGTTGTGGCGCACAAGGTCTTAACCAAGGCTTAAATATGCGTGATTCTGGCTTGAATATCGCCTATGCATTACGCCAAGAAGCAATTAATGAAAAACGTGCATCATGGCGTCGAGCGACTGAAAACGGTTTTGAAGTCGGAACTTATGAAGCACTGATCCCACAAGCAGATTTAGTCGTTAACTTAACGCCAGACAAACAACACTCAGCGGTTGTTCAAGCGGTTCAACCGCTGATGAAATCAGGTGCTGCATTAGGCTATTCTCATGGTTTTAATATCGTTGAAGTGGGCGAAAAAATTCGTGATGACATCACCGTTGTGATGGTTGCACCGAAATGCCCTGGTACCGAAGTGCGCGAAGAATATAAGCGTGGTTTTGGTGTTCCGACACTGATTGCAGTTCACCCAGAGAACGATGCAAAAGGTGAAGGTATGGCTATTGCCAAAGCATGGGCTGCAGCAACTGGTGGACATCGTGCTGGCGTTTTAGAGTCATCATTCGTAGCCGAAGTAAAATCAGACTTAATGGGTGAGCAAACTATTCTGTGTGGTATGTTACAAGCAGGTTCACTGTTATGTTATGACAAAATGGTTGCTGATGGTGTAGAGCCAGGTTATGCAGGTAAGTTAATTCAGTTTGGCTGGGAGACCATTACAGAGGCATTGAAGCAAGGTGGTATCACCTTAATGATGGACAGATTATCTAATCCAGCGAAAATGCGTGCTTATGCGTTATCAGAGCAATTGAAAGAAATTATGGCGCCACTGTTTGCAAAGCATATGGATGATATTATTTCAGGTAAATTCTCTGAAACCATGATGGCAGACTGGGCAAATGATGATAAAAACTTGCTGACATGGCGTGAAGAGACTGGCGCGAGTGCTTTTGAAAACTACCCTGAATATGAGGGTAAAATCAGCGAACAAGAGTACTTTGATCACGGTGTATTAATGGTTGCGATGGTGAAAGCTGGTGTTGAATTAGCCTTTGATACGATGATTGAAGCGGGGATCTTTGCTGAATCAGCCTATTATGAATCACTGCATGAATTACCATTGATCGCAAATACTATTGCTCGTAAGCGTTTATATGAAATGAATGTGGTTATCTCAGATACCGCAGAATATGGTAACTATCTGTTTTCATTTGCCGTTGTGCCGATGTTGAAAGAGTTGATGGCAACACTGCAACCTGGCGATTTAGCGAAGAAAGTTCAAGATAATGGGACAGATAACGCACAGTTACGTGATATCAATGAAGCCATTCGTCAGCACCCCATTGAAGCCGTAGGTAAAACGTTGCGTGGGTATATGACGGATATGAAGAAGATTGCAGTTGGTAATTAA
- the rep_1 gene encoding ATP-dependent DNA helicase Rep, with amino-acid sequence MRLNPGQQKAVEYVSGPCLVLAGAGSGKTRVITNKIAHLIRQCQYPAKQITAVTFTNKAAREMKERVAQTLGRQEAKGLMISTFHTLGLEIIKREYKALGIKAKFSLFDDQDQSALLKELTADLLEEDKDLLSQLKSQISNWKNDMLTPEQAIGMARSQQDHTFAECFRRYEQHLRSCNVLDFDDLICRPTLLLRTNEEVRERWQRRIRYLLVDEYQDTNTSQYELVKWLVGERARFTVVGDDDQSIYSWRGARPQNLALLQKDFPQTECDQT; translated from the coding sequence ATGCGATTAAATCCCGGTCAGCAAAAAGCAGTAGAATATGTGTCAGGCCCTTGCTTGGTCTTGGCAGGAGCAGGGTCGGGTAAAACACGGGTTATTACTAATAAAATTGCACACCTTATTCGTCAATGCCAATACCCAGCAAAACAAATTACAGCTGTTACGTTTACCAATAAAGCTGCGCGTGAAATGAAAGAGCGTGTTGCTCAAACTTTAGGTCGCCAAGAAGCGAAGGGATTAATGATCTCAACGTTCCATACATTGGGACTAGAAATTATTAAACGCGAATACAAAGCATTAGGGATTAAAGCTAAATTTTCATTATTTGATGATCAAGACCAATCTGCACTACTCAAAGAATTAACGGCAGATTTATTAGAAGAAGATAAAGATTTACTTTCTCAGTTAAAGAGCCAAATCTCTAACTGGAAAAACGATATGCTCACACCAGAGCAAGCAATCGGAATGGCGAGATCGCAACAAGACCATACATTTGCTGAATGCTTTCGACGTTATGAGCAACATCTGCGTAGTTGTAACGTGCTCGACTTTGATGACTTAATTTGCCGACCAACTTTATTACTGCGCACAAATGAAGAAGTCAGAGAACGCTGGCAAAGACGTATCCGTTATTTGCTGGTGGATGAATACCAAGATACTAATACAAGCCAATATGAATTGGTAAAATGGTTGGTGGGTGAAAGAGCCCGTTTTACCGTTGTAGGTGATGATGACCAATCTATTTATTCGTGGCGTGGCGCTCGTCCTCAAAATTTAGCGTTGTTACAAAAAGACTTTCCACAAACTGAATGTGATCAAACTTGA
- the rep_2 gene encoding ATP-dependent DNA helicase Rep: MQNRIPYRISGETSFFSREEIKDILAYLRVITNPDDDAAFLRIVNKPRREIGPMTIQKLGEWAKVRDKSLYNACF; this comes from the coding sequence ATGCAAAATCGTATTCCCTATCGTATTTCGGGGGAAACCTCCTTTTTCTCGCGAGAGGAGATAAAAGATATTCTTGCCTATTTGCGAGTCATTACTAATCCTGATGATGATGCGGCATTTTTACGTATTGTGAATAAACCTCGTCGTGAAATTGGACCGATGACAATCCAAAAATTAGGCGAATGGGCAAAAGTTCGAGATAAAAGCTTATACAATGCCTGTTTTTGA
- the rep_3 gene encoding ATP-dependent DNA helicase Rep, producing the protein MPVFDLGLSQTLTGRGLNSLHAFSQWMSRIVQKAEREPLLAVRDLLHEMDYESWLYETSSSAKAAEMRMKNINQLFSWMSEMLEGDELHEPMTLSQVVNRFTLRDIMERGETEEELDQVQLMTLHASKGLEFPHVFLVGMEEGILPHQSSIDEDNVEEERRLAYVGITRAQKTLTFTLCKERRQYGELIRPDPSRFLYELPQDDLNWDTNKKKVLSAEEKQEKGQRGVAGLRAMLAKHKPE; encoded by the coding sequence ATGCCTGTTTTTGATTTAGGATTAAGCCAAACGCTAACTGGGCGAGGTTTAAATTCATTGCATGCTTTTTCACAATGGATGTCGCGAATTGTACAAAAGGCAGAACGAGAACCTTTATTAGCGGTGCGTGATTTACTTCATGAAATGGATTATGAAAGCTGGTTATATGAAACCTCAAGTAGTGCAAAAGCGGCTGAAATGAGGATGAAGAATATTAATCAGCTATTTTCATGGATGAGTGAAATGCTAGAAGGTGATGAATTACATGAACCTATGACGCTTTCTCAAGTGGTTAACCGTTTTACTTTGCGCGATATAATGGAGCGAGGTGAAACAGAAGAAGAGCTAGATCAAGTTCAGTTAATGACTCTACATGCTTCTAAAGGCCTTGAATTTCCACACGTGTTTTTAGTGGGAATGGAAGAAGGGATTTTACCTCATCAAAGTAGTATTGACGAAGATAATGTAGAAGAAGAGCGACGCCTGGCTTATGTGGGTATTACTCGTGCACAAAAAACACTAACATTTACATTATGCAAAGAAAGACGCCAATATGGTGAATTAATTCGACCTGATCCGAGTCGTTTTCTGTACGAATTACCTCAAGATGATTTAAATTGGGATACGAATAAAAAGAAAGTGTTAAGTGCAGAAGAAAAGCAAGAAAAAGGGCAGCGGGGTGTGGCGGGGTTAAGAGCGATGCTGGCAAAGCATAAACCTGAATAA
- the gppA_1 gene encoding guanosine pentaphosphate phosphohydrolase yields the protein MVRLLRLAIIFASRRRDDTLPALRLRTEDETLIITLPYQWLSEHPLRAENLQEEIQLQSYVHWSLMVEEQNSSRIS from the coding sequence TTGGTACGTTTACTACGATTAGCCATTATTTTCGCTAGCCGTCGTCGCGATGATACACTCCCCGCATTACGATTACGTACCGAGGACGAAACGCTCATTATTACTCTACCTTATCAATGGCTTAGTGAACATCCGTTACGTGCTGAAAATCTCCAAGAAGAGATCCAGCTACAGAGTTATGTGCATTGGTCATTAATGGTTGAAGAACAAAATAGCTCTCGTATAAGTTAA